Genomic window (Planctomycetota bacterium):
TCTCTCAGGCTCAACCGTCCGGACTGCTGGCCGGAGCTGGCTCGGGCGGCGTCATGTACCAGCACGGCTTTGCCACGTTGCTGCTCGGCGAGGTCTACGGCATGACCGGCGACGACCGAATCCAAGAGCCGCTACGCCGGGCGGTCCGGCTGATCGAGCAGAGCCAGAACCCACAGGGTGGCTGGCGATACCAACCGGTGCCCGTCGACGCCGACGTCAGTGTCACGATTTGCCAGGTTATGGCCCTGCGTGCGGCACGCGACGCGGGCATCAAGGTCGAGCGACAGGTCATCGACGACGCCATCGAGTACGTCCGCCAATGCCAGAACGGTGACGGCGGCTTCAACTACATGCTCGGTGCCGGTCAGAACAGTGCCTTCCCGCGGTCGGCGGCTGGCGTCGCGACGCTCTACTACGCGGGCATCAGCGAAGGCGACGATGTCGATCGCGGCCTCGACTACCTGCTCGACTTCGTCCCGGGCAACCGCATCAACAGCCGGCGACACCACTACTTCTATGGCCAGTACTACGCCGCCCAAGCCATGTTCCTCGCCGGCGGCGACCACTGGGCGACGTGGTACCCAGCCATTCGCGAAGAGCTCATCAAGACCCAGCACGACAACGGCTCGTGGAGCGGCGATCACACCGTCGAGTACAGCACCGCCATGGCGCTCATCGTTCTTCAGATGCCCAATCGCTACCTGCCGGTCTTCAGCGGAAAGGGCCCGGGCTCGTGAAGCTCTTCTGGACGCTGGTCGCGCTCGTCTCACTCGCGACAACTGCCGCCGCGCAAGACGCACCGGAGTTCATCGCCCTCACGCTCGACGACGGAGCCCTTCAAGTCGGGCCAATCGAAGGCAACGACATTTCCTTCAGCAGTGACGGCAAGACCGATGTCCTGCTGGTCGAGCGGAGCGACGGTGCCGTCTTCGACGCGGCCGTACCGCACCTTTGGCTCGTCTCGACAACCTCTGGCGAACGCTTCGTTGGCAGGCTCGTTTCCGCCGATGATGCGGGCGTCAAACTGGCTGCCGAAGGCGTGGGCGTGCTGGAGTTGTCGCTCGACGAGATCGTCGCCATTTCGAAGGCGTCCGCCAGGATCGACTCGTCTCAGCAAGCGATCGATCGGCTCGTCCTCCGCAACGGCGACACGGCCGAGGGGTTTTTTGCCGGCCTTGACGACGAGGGCCGATTCCTACTGGACACGGACGCCGATCGCCTTGAGATCGAAGCCGACCGCGTGGCCGGCTTGGTCCTGGCCGAGGGAGCAGCGTCAGAGCCGAACGACGCGACCGTGGCCGTGTTGCTGACGGATCGATCCCTCATTCGGGCTCAGGAGTTCGAGCTCGCAGGCGATCGCTTCAGGCTCGTCTGGCAAGACCGAGTCATGGAGGGCCTGGCGAAGCGAGTCCTGGCGGTCGAGCCGCTCGGCATGCAGACCGTCTGGGTGGCGGACATGGAGCCGACGTCTGTCACACACGCACCCTTTTTCACCGCGACGCATCCGCCGCGCATCGGCCGTGGTCTCGCATCGTCTTTCGACGGCGATGATCTGCCGTCACGTTCTGTCACGCTGCGGCCGAGTTCGACGCTCACCTACGAGGTCCCCTCAGGCGTGACCCGACTCCGCGGCGGTGTCTCCATCCTGGCCGATGCGAGCCGGCCGTACGCCGATGTCGCCGTCCGCGTGGTCGTTGGCGACCGCATTGCATTCGAGCAGGAATCGCTCACGCCGGACGCGGGCGTCGTGCTGTTCGACGTCGACCTTGACGGGGCGGAGACGATTTCGCTGATCGTCGACTTCGGCGGCAACCTCGACGTTCAGGACGACGTCCTGTTTCTCCGGCCGATCCTGTTGCCGTAGCCGGCGAACTTGCCCGTATGCTCGCATTCGATGCCGGCCGACTCGACGCGTGCGACGCTTGCTCTGGAAGACGGCTGCGTCTTTACCGGCCGATCGTTTGGTGCAGCGGCCGATGCCGAGGGCGAAGTCGTCTTCAACACGTCGATGACGGGATATCAGGAGGTGCTGACCGACCCGAGCTACGCGGGGCAGATCGTCGTGATGACCGTGCCGCACGTCGGCAACGTCGGCGTGAATCCACGCGACCAGGAAAGCGACCGGCCACACGTTGCCGGCTTCATCGTCAAGGAGGCGTGCGATCGGCCGAGTAACTGGCGATCGCATCAGTCGCTCGGAGAGTACCTCGACGACTCGGGCATTCCCGGTTTGTCGGGCATCGACACCCGCGCCCTCGTTCGGCGACTCCGGTCTGCCGGAACGATGCGTGGCGTCCTAGCGATCGGTGATGTCGATTCGAGCCAACTCGTCGCCCGTGCACGCGCCGCCGCCGAGATGCGCGGAGCCGACT
Coding sequences:
- a CDS encoding NPCBM/NEW2 domain-containing protein, whose product is MKLFWTLVALVSLATTAAAQDAPEFIALTLDDGALQVGPIEGNDISFSSDGKTDVLLVERSDGAVFDAAVPHLWLVSTTSGERFVGRLVSADDAGVKLAAEGVGVLELSLDEIVAISKASARIDSSQQAIDRLVLRNGDTAEGFFAGLDDEGRFLLDTDADRLEIEADRVAGLVLAEGAASEPNDATVAVLLTDRSLIRAQEFELAGDRFRLVWQDRVMEGLAKRVLAVEPLGMQTVWVADMEPTSVTHAPFFTATHPPRIGRGLASSFDGDDLPSRSVTLRPSSTLTYEVPSGVTRLRGGVSILADASRPYADVAVRVVVGDRIAFEQESLTPDAGVVLFDVDLDGAETISLIVDFGGNLDVQDDVLFLRPILLP
- a CDS encoding prenyltransferase/squalene oxidase repeat-containing protein; this encodes MAWLAKQQRPDGSIGTTGTAITSLGAIAFMSAGHLPGRGEYGDVVQRAVDSVISQAQPSGLLAGAGSGGVMYQHGFATLLLGEVYGMTGDDRIQEPLRRAVRLIEQSQNPQGGWRYQPVPVDADVSVTICQVMALRAARDAGIKVERQVIDDAIEYVRQCQNGDGGFNYMLGAGQNSAFPRSAAGVATLYYAGISEGDDVDRGLDYLLDFVPGNRINSRRHHYFYGQYYAAQAMFLAGGDHWATWYPAIREELIKTQHDNGSWSGDHTVEYSTAMALIVLQMPNRYLPVFSGKGPGS